The Daucus carota subsp. sativus chromosome 7, DH1 v3.0, whole genome shotgun sequence genome window below encodes:
- the LOC108196555 gene encoding ferric reduction oxidase 8, mitochondrial isoform X1 yields MLQSSHQKTILKRRMDRESITLSWRRGPIIRVVMILISMGWISVWLLKPTQLWTRKWKAAEKCASTTVFGYNGLDFAVYTFPLILVAILGLVYIKLKPDEARNRRGKSSTSALSNPLIVNSYVGVLTGIEILAILLFFLFLAWTFYAHISTDFKKMTPNKLFKLNKWQFKLFRMATRSGLLAEACLALLLLPILRGLTITRLLGIHFEASVRYHIWLATSMIVFAALHGGGTLFIWGEKKHISDEIWKWQKKGRIYLAGEIAFVTALVIWITSLPQVRRRRFEIFYYTHHLYIVFLIFFLFHTGDRHFYMVFPGVFLFGIDKLLRMMQSRPISCILSAKVFPSKAVELILPKDPRLKYTPTSIIFMKIPIISKFQWHPFSITSSSKVDDSTMSVIIKCEGWWTNSLYNIICAQLDLDANIKPCIPVAIEGPYGPPSPNFLRYDSMLLIAGGIGITPFLSMLQGIASIQNSGSNKFPSRVKLIYVIKKCQDICLLTPVCPLLMEQNIDQLHLNLEVFVTQEAHSDATVRELLTEFSQVRIVNFDSKCSRDAAYGPDRIIWMAVITASSSILFIVFLTFFNQIYLNPDQKSSEAKKPSTVTDLLLICSFILSITCSILASLVVRMKTLKKEPTPFSVKQGTKHSSEASTEPEEHKIHFTGRPSFQEIFDKYSEDTRGSSVGVFVCGSESMKESVASCCMLNSQDFMKCAAQKRKPFFSFHSLNFTL; encoded by the exons ATGCTCCAGTCTTCCCACCAAAAAACAATACTTAAGCGTAGGATGGACCGGGAATCCATTACTCTATCGTGGAGACGTGGACCAATTATAAGAG TAGTGATGATTTTGATATCAATGGGATGGATATCTGTTTGGCTTCTTAAGCCAACACAGCTCTGGACAAGGAAATGGAAAGCAGCTGAAAAGTGTGCGTCAACAACAGTTTTCGGATATAATG GTCTTGATTTTGCTGTCTACACATTCCCTCTTATCCTTGTGGCTATATTGGGACTCGTTTATATAAAACTGAAACCAGATGAAGCAAGAAACAG GCGGGGGAAAAGTTCAACCTCAGCGCTTTCAAATCCGCTTATTGTTAACAGTTATGTAGGTGTTTTAACTGGCATAGAAATCCTAGCCATTCTCCTGTTTTTCCTCTTTCTGGCATGGACTTTCTATGCTCATATCTCTACTGATTTTAAGAAGATGACGCCAAATAAGTTATTTAAACTGAATAA ATGGCAATTTAAGCTTTTTAGGATGGCAACACGAAGTGGTTTGCTGGCAGAAGCGTGCTTAGCTCTCCTACTTTTGCCTATCTTGAGGGGATTGACAATTACTAGGCTGCTTGGTATCCACTTTGAAGCAAGTGTAAGATACCATATCTGGCTTGCGACTTCAATGATAGTTTTTGCTGCACTTCATGGTGGAGGCACTTTATTCATCTGGGGCGAGAAAAAACATATTTCAGATGAG ATATGGAAGTGGCAGAAAAAAGGGAGAATATACCTTGCTGGAGAGATTGCTTTTGTTACAGCACTTGTAATCTGGATAACATCACTTCCGCAAGTGAGAAGAAGGCGATTTGAAATATTCTACTACACACATCATCTATACATAGTCTTTTTAATATTCTTCTTGTTTCATACTGGTGACCGCCACTTCTATATGGTTTTTCCTGGTGTTTTCCTCTTTGGCATAGACAAGCTACTTAGGATGATGCAGTCGAGACCAATAAGTTGCATCCTCTCTGCTAAAGTCTTCCCAAGCAAAGCGGTAGAGCTCATTCTCCCCAAAGATCCAA gGCTGAAGTATACTCCTACAAGTATAATATTCATGAAAATACCAATCATATCCAAGTTTCAATGGCACCCCTTCAGCATAACTTCTAGCTCCAAGGTCGATGATAGCACCATGTCTGTAATAATCAAATGTGAGGGATGGTGGACAAACTCTCTCTATAACATAATATGTGCTCAGCTCGACTTAGATGCTAATATTAAACCGTGCATTCCTGTTGCAATTGAAGGGCCTTATGGACCTCCATCACCAAACTTTTTAAG ATATGATAGTATGCTCCTGATCGCGGGTGGCATTGGAATAACACCATTTCTGAGCATGTTGCAGGGTATTGCTTCAATTCAGAATAGTGGGAGCAACAAATTCCCTTCCAGAGTAAAACTTATTTACGTCATCAAGAAGTGCCAAGATATTTGCTTATTAACTCCAGTATGCCCGCTACTCATGGAACAAAATATTGATCAGCTGCACTTAAATCTAGAAGTATTTGTAACCCAAGAAGCACATTCTGACGCAACAGTTAGAGAACTACTGACTGAATTTTCTCAAGTGCGAATAGTTAACTTTGATAGCAAATGTTCGAGAGATGCAGCATATGGGCCGGACAGAATAATATGGATGGCTGTGATAACTGCTTCTTCATCCATTCTGTTTATCGTGTTCCTAACCTTTTTCAACCAAATATATCTCAATCCAGATCAAAAATCATCAGAAGCGAAGAAGCCATCCACGGTGACAGATCTCTTACTTATATGTTCTTTCATCCTATCGATCACTTGCAGCATCTTAGCGTCTTTAGTCGTGAGAATGAAAACGCTGAAGAAAGAACCGACACCTTTTTCTGTCAAGCAAGGCACAAAACATTCATCTGAAGCATCTACAGAACCTGAGGAACATAAAATTCATTTCACAGGAAGGCCTAGCTTTCAAG AGATATTCGACAAGTATTCAGAAGATACAAGGGGATCCTCTGTGGGGGTCTTTGTGTGTGGATCAGAATCAATGAAGGAGTCTGTGGCTTCTTGCTGCATGCTAAACTCGCAAGATTTCATGAAGTGTGCTGCTCAAAAGAGAAAACCATTCTTCAGTTTCCACTCTCTCAATTTTACACTTTAG
- the LOC108196153 gene encoding protein JOKA2 isoform X2, with protein MATSIVIKVQYGETLRRFSSQVVDGKLNLDMKGLREKVCSLYSFPAGSELVLTYIDEDTDVVTLADEEDLNDIVRQSLNPLRITVKLIRKKSASSQSNSSGNSTPVREPEVQIPLHVKSNSATEVLNSLPDTVRETVLKLSTELGFDSNSPSGYADLLDSLAKMGLSYLKEASVSGAKGGPVKSFIDATVTKDGNSSLAVGTPQVSGKKSIDTKQDNRSGFLENFVMEATDMAIVKDKPSTLSAKATPDSFDVTGGSKQDFLENFAMEATDMEIVENKPSTLSPKTTFDSFNVTAGHKQDKVKDDDFRLHDKWGNCNIGFSEGNKVGNNAGSTQKMETKNSTESRQFWNYVMGPQPSNNARSGHKLEAIKSTDPRQGREFDPWTGIESSFSNFPCLNKHQNPHRVAPFKRSYTTSDGISSIFHRGVRCDGCGIHPISGPRFKSKVREDYDLCSICFADIGTEAEYIRMDHPISYKKPMQEYCLGQSLPTLPEYHSRMKLDSCFIKDVNILDGTIMTPSSHFTKIWRMRNNGRVVWPHGVHLVWIGGNMLSKALSRDIKIPADGCPVDKEIDVAVDFTAPVHPGRYVSYWRLSTPSGHKFGQRVWVIIQVSSSQDPLGKNAHGINLNWPPVGVGGIMHQGSLLNSGNYGNYSKPMMEKVTNIPKRDQGLNLPTEFTPLVAGAELNSGLCEASLPLKFPAANMSKVEPTSLSVQPNPDAGVPNSMVGVVQGTDVVEQSLLQDLEDMGFKQVDLNKKILRKNDYDLEQTLDDLCKWDPILKEMQ; from the exons ATGGCGACTTCTATTGTCATAAAG GTTCAATATGGTGAAACGCTTAGGCGTTtcagctcacaagttgttgatgGGAAGCTCAATCTTGACATGAAGGGATTAAGAGAGAAAGTTTGTTCTCTTTATAGCTTTCCTGCTGGTTCTGAGCTTGTTTTGACGTATATTGATGAAGATACAGATGTGGTGACACTTGCTGATGAAGAAGATCTTAATGATATAGTGAGGCAGTCCCTGAATCCTCTGAGGATAACTGTGAAATTGATTAGGAAAAAGAGTGCTAGTTCTCAGAGTAATTCAAGTGGAAATTCTACCCCTGTGAGAGAGCCTGAAGTTCAGATTCCTTTGCATGTTAAAAGCAATAGTGCTACTGAAGTATTGAACTCTCTCCCAGATACCGTCCGTGAAACTGTTTTAAAATTGTCAACTGAGTTGGGGTTTGATTCTAACTCCCCATCAGGTTATGCTGATCTTCTCGACTCGTTAGCGAAAATGGGCCTTTCCTATCTGAAAGAGGCTTCTGTATCTGGTGCGAAAGGTGGGCCTGTAAAAAGCTTCATTGATGCAACAGTGACCAAGGATGGAAACAGTTCCTTAGCTGTCGGGACTCCACAAGTTTCCGGAAAGAAAAGCATCGACACAAAACAAGATAACAGATCTGGCTTTTTGGAGAACTTTGTTATGGAAGCTACTGATATGGCAATTGTCAAGGATAAACCCTCAACTTTGTCTGCAAAAGCAACtcctgactcgtttgatgttACTGGTGGTAGCAAGCAAGACTTCCTGGAGAACTTTGCCATGGAAGCTACTGACATGGAAATTGTGGAGAATAAACCGTCAACTTTGTCTCCAAAAACAACTTTTGACTCATTTAATGTTACTGCTGGCCACAAGCAAGACAAAGTCAAAGATGATGACTTCCGTCTTCATGATAAATGGGGAAATTGCAATATTGGTTTTTCCGAAGGGAACAAGGTTGGAAACAATGCTGGTTCTACTCAAAAGATGGAGACTAAGAACTCCACTGAATCTCGTCAGTTCTGGAACTATGTTATGGGCCCTCAACCCTCGAACAATGCTCGATCTGGTCATAAGTTAGAGGCTATAAAGTCAACCGATCCTCGTCAGGGGCGGGAGTTTGATCCCTGGACTGGTATTGAATCATCTTTCTCAAATTTCCCATGCTTGAATAAGCATCAGAATCCTCATCGCGTGGCCCCATTTAAAAGGAGTTACACCACCAGTGATGGTATCAGCAGTATTTTTCACCGTGGTGTGCGTTGTGATGGCTGTGGCATCCATCCAATAAGTGGACCCCGTTTTAAATCTAAAGT GAGAGAAGATTATGATCTGTGTAGCATATGCTTTGCTGATATAGGAactgaggctgaatacattaGAATGGACCATCCTATCAGTTACAAGAAGCCT ATGCAGGAATATTGCCTGGGACAGTCATTACCAACATTGCCTGAATATCAttcgagaatgaaactagatAGTTGCTTTATTAAAGATGTTAACATCCTGGATGGAACTATCATGACACCTTCCTCTCATTTTACAAAGATTTGGCGGATGAGGAACAATGGTAGGGTTGTTTGGCCTCATGGGGTACATCTTGTATGGATTGGGGGTAATATGCTTAGCAAGGCACTTTCCCGTGACATAAAG ATTCCTGCTGACGGCTGTCCTGTAGACAAGGAAATTGACGTTGCAGTCGACTTCACTGCTCCAGTGCATCCTGGTCGTTACGTCTCGTATTGGAGGCTGTCCACGCCATCAGGCCATAAATTTGGACAACGTGTTTGGGTTATCATCCAG GTTAGTTCTTCTCAGGACCCACTTGGCAAGAATGCCCATGGCATTAATTTGAACTGGCCTCCCGTTGGTGTTGGTGGCATAATGCATCAAGGTAGCCTCCTCAACAGTGGGAATTATGGGAACTATAGCAAGCCAATGATGGAGAAAGTGACTAACATTCCTAAAAGGGACCAGGGGCTTAATCTTCCTACCGAATTTACTCCGTTAGTTGCAGGAGCTGAACTTAATTCCGGTTTATGTGAAGCTTCTTTGCCATTAAAGTTCCCAGCTGCTAATATGTCTAAAGTCGAACCGACTTCGTTATCTGTTCAACCAAATCCAGATGCTGGTGTTCCCAACTCTATGGTAGGTGTCGTACAAGGTACGGATGTTGTCGAGCAAAGCCTTCTACAGGATCTTGAGGACATGGGCTTTAAGCAGGTTGATTTGAACAAAAAGATTCTGAGGAAAAATGATTATGATTTGGAACAAACCCTAGATGATCTTTGCAAGTGGGATCCTATTCTCAAGGAGATGCAGTAG
- the LOC108196555 gene encoding ferric reduction oxidase 8, mitochondrial isoform X2, whose protein sequence is MLQSSHQKTILKRRMDRESITLSWRRGPIIRVMILISMGWISVWLLKPTQLWTRKWKAAEKCASTTVFGYNGLDFAVYTFPLILVAILGLVYIKLKPDEARNRRGKSSTSALSNPLIVNSYVGVLTGIEILAILLFFLFLAWTFYAHISTDFKKMTPNKLFKLNKWQFKLFRMATRSGLLAEACLALLLLPILRGLTITRLLGIHFEASVRYHIWLATSMIVFAALHGGGTLFIWGEKKHISDEIWKWQKKGRIYLAGEIAFVTALVIWITSLPQVRRRRFEIFYYTHHLYIVFLIFFLFHTGDRHFYMVFPGVFLFGIDKLLRMMQSRPISCILSAKVFPSKAVELILPKDPRLKYTPTSIIFMKIPIISKFQWHPFSITSSSKVDDSTMSVIIKCEGWWTNSLYNIICAQLDLDANIKPCIPVAIEGPYGPPSPNFLRYDSMLLIAGGIGITPFLSMLQGIASIQNSGSNKFPSRVKLIYVIKKCQDICLLTPVCPLLMEQNIDQLHLNLEVFVTQEAHSDATVRELLTEFSQVRIVNFDSKCSRDAAYGPDRIIWMAVITASSSILFIVFLTFFNQIYLNPDQKSSEAKKPSTVTDLLLICSFILSITCSILASLVVRMKTLKKEPTPFSVKQGTKHSSEASTEPEEHKIHFTGRPSFQEIFDKYSEDTRGSSVGVFVCGSESMKESVASCCMLNSQDFMKCAAQKRKPFFSFHSLNFTL, encoded by the exons ATGCTCCAGTCTTCCCACCAAAAAACAATACTTAAGCGTAGGATGGACCGGGAATCCATTACTCTATCGTGGAGACGTGGACCAATTATAAGAG TGATGATTTTGATATCAATGGGATGGATATCTGTTTGGCTTCTTAAGCCAACACAGCTCTGGACAAGGAAATGGAAAGCAGCTGAAAAGTGTGCGTCAACAACAGTTTTCGGATATAATG GTCTTGATTTTGCTGTCTACACATTCCCTCTTATCCTTGTGGCTATATTGGGACTCGTTTATATAAAACTGAAACCAGATGAAGCAAGAAACAG GCGGGGGAAAAGTTCAACCTCAGCGCTTTCAAATCCGCTTATTGTTAACAGTTATGTAGGTGTTTTAACTGGCATAGAAATCCTAGCCATTCTCCTGTTTTTCCTCTTTCTGGCATGGACTTTCTATGCTCATATCTCTACTGATTTTAAGAAGATGACGCCAAATAAGTTATTTAAACTGAATAA ATGGCAATTTAAGCTTTTTAGGATGGCAACACGAAGTGGTTTGCTGGCAGAAGCGTGCTTAGCTCTCCTACTTTTGCCTATCTTGAGGGGATTGACAATTACTAGGCTGCTTGGTATCCACTTTGAAGCAAGTGTAAGATACCATATCTGGCTTGCGACTTCAATGATAGTTTTTGCTGCACTTCATGGTGGAGGCACTTTATTCATCTGGGGCGAGAAAAAACATATTTCAGATGAG ATATGGAAGTGGCAGAAAAAAGGGAGAATATACCTTGCTGGAGAGATTGCTTTTGTTACAGCACTTGTAATCTGGATAACATCACTTCCGCAAGTGAGAAGAAGGCGATTTGAAATATTCTACTACACACATCATCTATACATAGTCTTTTTAATATTCTTCTTGTTTCATACTGGTGACCGCCACTTCTATATGGTTTTTCCTGGTGTTTTCCTCTTTGGCATAGACAAGCTACTTAGGATGATGCAGTCGAGACCAATAAGTTGCATCCTCTCTGCTAAAGTCTTCCCAAGCAAAGCGGTAGAGCTCATTCTCCCCAAAGATCCAA gGCTGAAGTATACTCCTACAAGTATAATATTCATGAAAATACCAATCATATCCAAGTTTCAATGGCACCCCTTCAGCATAACTTCTAGCTCCAAGGTCGATGATAGCACCATGTCTGTAATAATCAAATGTGAGGGATGGTGGACAAACTCTCTCTATAACATAATATGTGCTCAGCTCGACTTAGATGCTAATATTAAACCGTGCATTCCTGTTGCAATTGAAGGGCCTTATGGACCTCCATCACCAAACTTTTTAAG ATATGATAGTATGCTCCTGATCGCGGGTGGCATTGGAATAACACCATTTCTGAGCATGTTGCAGGGTATTGCTTCAATTCAGAATAGTGGGAGCAACAAATTCCCTTCCAGAGTAAAACTTATTTACGTCATCAAGAAGTGCCAAGATATTTGCTTATTAACTCCAGTATGCCCGCTACTCATGGAACAAAATATTGATCAGCTGCACTTAAATCTAGAAGTATTTGTAACCCAAGAAGCACATTCTGACGCAACAGTTAGAGAACTACTGACTGAATTTTCTCAAGTGCGAATAGTTAACTTTGATAGCAAATGTTCGAGAGATGCAGCATATGGGCCGGACAGAATAATATGGATGGCTGTGATAACTGCTTCTTCATCCATTCTGTTTATCGTGTTCCTAACCTTTTTCAACCAAATATATCTCAATCCAGATCAAAAATCATCAGAAGCGAAGAAGCCATCCACGGTGACAGATCTCTTACTTATATGTTCTTTCATCCTATCGATCACTTGCAGCATCTTAGCGTCTTTAGTCGTGAGAATGAAAACGCTGAAGAAAGAACCGACACCTTTTTCTGTCAAGCAAGGCACAAAACATTCATCTGAAGCATCTACAGAACCTGAGGAACATAAAATTCATTTCACAGGAAGGCCTAGCTTTCAAG AGATATTCGACAAGTATTCAGAAGATACAAGGGGATCCTCTGTGGGGGTCTTTGTGTGTGGATCAGAATCAATGAAGGAGTCTGTGGCTTCTTGCTGCATGCTAAACTCGCAAGATTTCATGAAGTGTGCTGCTCAAAAGAGAAAACCATTCTTCAGTTTCCACTCTCTCAATTTTACACTTTAG
- the LOC108196555 gene encoding ferric reduction oxidase 8, mitochondrial isoform X3, whose translation MKQETGGGKVQPQRFQIRLLLTVIWQFKLFRMATRSGLLAEACLALLLLPILRGLTITRLLGIHFEASVRYHIWLATSMIVFAALHGGGTLFIWGEKKHISDEIWKWQKKGRIYLAGEIAFVTALVIWITSLPQVRRRRFEIFYYTHHLYIVFLIFFLFHTGDRHFYMVFPGVFLFGIDKLLRMMQSRPISCILSAKVFPSKAVELILPKDPRLKYTPTSIIFMKIPIISKFQWHPFSITSSSKVDDSTMSVIIKCEGWWTNSLYNIICAQLDLDANIKPCIPVAIEGPYGPPSPNFLRYDSMLLIAGGIGITPFLSMLQGIASIQNSGSNKFPSRVKLIYVIKKCQDICLLTPVCPLLMEQNIDQLHLNLEVFVTQEAHSDATVRELLTEFSQVRIVNFDSKCSRDAAYGPDRIIWMAVITASSSILFIVFLTFFNQIYLNPDQKSSEAKKPSTVTDLLLICSFILSITCSILASLVVRMKTLKKEPTPFSVKQGTKHSSEASTEPEEHKIHFTGRPSFQEIFDKYSEDTRGSSVGVFVCGSESMKESVASCCMLNSQDFMKCAAQKRKPFFSFHSLNFTL comes from the exons ATGAAGCAAGAAACAG GCGGGGGAAAAGTTCAACCTCAGCGCTTTCAAATCCGCTTATTGTTAACAGTTAT ATGGCAATTTAAGCTTTTTAGGATGGCAACACGAAGTGGTTTGCTGGCAGAAGCGTGCTTAGCTCTCCTACTTTTGCCTATCTTGAGGGGATTGACAATTACTAGGCTGCTTGGTATCCACTTTGAAGCAAGTGTAAGATACCATATCTGGCTTGCGACTTCAATGATAGTTTTTGCTGCACTTCATGGTGGAGGCACTTTATTCATCTGGGGCGAGAAAAAACATATTTCAGATGAG ATATGGAAGTGGCAGAAAAAAGGGAGAATATACCTTGCTGGAGAGATTGCTTTTGTTACAGCACTTGTAATCTGGATAACATCACTTCCGCAAGTGAGAAGAAGGCGATTTGAAATATTCTACTACACACATCATCTATACATAGTCTTTTTAATATTCTTCTTGTTTCATACTGGTGACCGCCACTTCTATATGGTTTTTCCTGGTGTTTTCCTCTTTGGCATAGACAAGCTACTTAGGATGATGCAGTCGAGACCAATAAGTTGCATCCTCTCTGCTAAAGTCTTCCCAAGCAAAGCGGTAGAGCTCATTCTCCCCAAAGATCCAA gGCTGAAGTATACTCCTACAAGTATAATATTCATGAAAATACCAATCATATCCAAGTTTCAATGGCACCCCTTCAGCATAACTTCTAGCTCCAAGGTCGATGATAGCACCATGTCTGTAATAATCAAATGTGAGGGATGGTGGACAAACTCTCTCTATAACATAATATGTGCTCAGCTCGACTTAGATGCTAATATTAAACCGTGCATTCCTGTTGCAATTGAAGGGCCTTATGGACCTCCATCACCAAACTTTTTAAG ATATGATAGTATGCTCCTGATCGCGGGTGGCATTGGAATAACACCATTTCTGAGCATGTTGCAGGGTATTGCTTCAATTCAGAATAGTGGGAGCAACAAATTCCCTTCCAGAGTAAAACTTATTTACGTCATCAAGAAGTGCCAAGATATTTGCTTATTAACTCCAGTATGCCCGCTACTCATGGAACAAAATATTGATCAGCTGCACTTAAATCTAGAAGTATTTGTAACCCAAGAAGCACATTCTGACGCAACAGTTAGAGAACTACTGACTGAATTTTCTCAAGTGCGAATAGTTAACTTTGATAGCAAATGTTCGAGAGATGCAGCATATGGGCCGGACAGAATAATATGGATGGCTGTGATAACTGCTTCTTCATCCATTCTGTTTATCGTGTTCCTAACCTTTTTCAACCAAATATATCTCAATCCAGATCAAAAATCATCAGAAGCGAAGAAGCCATCCACGGTGACAGATCTCTTACTTATATGTTCTTTCATCCTATCGATCACTTGCAGCATCTTAGCGTCTTTAGTCGTGAGAATGAAAACGCTGAAGAAAGAACCGACACCTTTTTCTGTCAAGCAAGGCACAAAACATTCATCTGAAGCATCTACAGAACCTGAGGAACATAAAATTCATTTCACAGGAAGGCCTAGCTTTCAAG AGATATTCGACAAGTATTCAGAAGATACAAGGGGATCCTCTGTGGGGGTCTTTGTGTGTGGATCAGAATCAATGAAGGAGTCTGTGGCTTCTTGCTGCATGCTAAACTCGCAAGATTTCATGAAGTGTGCTGCTCAAAAGAGAAAACCATTCTTCAGTTTCCACTCTCTCAATTTTACACTTTAG
- the LOC108196153 gene encoding protein JOKA2 isoform X1 produces MATSIVIKVQYGETLRRFSSQVVDGKLNLDMKGLREKVCSLYSFPAGSELVLTYIDEDTDVVTLADEEDLNDIVRQSLNPLRITVKLIRKKSASSQSNSSGNSTPVREPEVQIPLHVKSNSATEVLNSLPDTVRETVLKLSTELGFDSNSPSGYADLLDSLAKMGLSYLKEASVSGAKGGPVKSFIDATVTKDGNSSLAVGTPQVSGKKSIDTKQDNRSGFLENFVMEATDMAIVKDKPSTLSAKATPDSFDVTGGSKQDFLENFAMEATDMEIVENKPSTLSPKTTFDSFNVTAGHKQDKVKDDDFRLHDKWGNCNIGFSEGNKVGNNAGSTQKMETKNSTESRQFWNYVMGPQPSNNARSGHKLEAIKSTDPRQGREFDPWTGIESSFSNFPCLNKHQNPHRVAPFKRSYTTSDGISSIFHRGVRCDGCGIHPISGPRFKSKVREDYDLCSICFADIGTEAEYIRMDHPISYKKPMSCCFQMQEYCLGQSLPTLPEYHSRMKLDSCFIKDVNILDGTIMTPSSHFTKIWRMRNNGRVVWPHGVHLVWIGGNMLSKALSRDIKIPADGCPVDKEIDVAVDFTAPVHPGRYVSYWRLSTPSGHKFGQRVWVIIQVSSSQDPLGKNAHGINLNWPPVGVGGIMHQGSLLNSGNYGNYSKPMMEKVTNIPKRDQGLNLPTEFTPLVAGAELNSGLCEASLPLKFPAANMSKVEPTSLSVQPNPDAGVPNSMVGVVQGTDVVEQSLLQDLEDMGFKQVDLNKKILRKNDYDLEQTLDDLCKWDPILKEMQ; encoded by the exons ATGGCGACTTCTATTGTCATAAAG GTTCAATATGGTGAAACGCTTAGGCGTTtcagctcacaagttgttgatgGGAAGCTCAATCTTGACATGAAGGGATTAAGAGAGAAAGTTTGTTCTCTTTATAGCTTTCCTGCTGGTTCTGAGCTTGTTTTGACGTATATTGATGAAGATACAGATGTGGTGACACTTGCTGATGAAGAAGATCTTAATGATATAGTGAGGCAGTCCCTGAATCCTCTGAGGATAACTGTGAAATTGATTAGGAAAAAGAGTGCTAGTTCTCAGAGTAATTCAAGTGGAAATTCTACCCCTGTGAGAGAGCCTGAAGTTCAGATTCCTTTGCATGTTAAAAGCAATAGTGCTACTGAAGTATTGAACTCTCTCCCAGATACCGTCCGTGAAACTGTTTTAAAATTGTCAACTGAGTTGGGGTTTGATTCTAACTCCCCATCAGGTTATGCTGATCTTCTCGACTCGTTAGCGAAAATGGGCCTTTCCTATCTGAAAGAGGCTTCTGTATCTGGTGCGAAAGGTGGGCCTGTAAAAAGCTTCATTGATGCAACAGTGACCAAGGATGGAAACAGTTCCTTAGCTGTCGGGACTCCACAAGTTTCCGGAAAGAAAAGCATCGACACAAAACAAGATAACAGATCTGGCTTTTTGGAGAACTTTGTTATGGAAGCTACTGATATGGCAATTGTCAAGGATAAACCCTCAACTTTGTCTGCAAAAGCAACtcctgactcgtttgatgttACTGGTGGTAGCAAGCAAGACTTCCTGGAGAACTTTGCCATGGAAGCTACTGACATGGAAATTGTGGAGAATAAACCGTCAACTTTGTCTCCAAAAACAACTTTTGACTCATTTAATGTTACTGCTGGCCACAAGCAAGACAAAGTCAAAGATGATGACTTCCGTCTTCATGATAAATGGGGAAATTGCAATATTGGTTTTTCCGAAGGGAACAAGGTTGGAAACAATGCTGGTTCTACTCAAAAGATGGAGACTAAGAACTCCACTGAATCTCGTCAGTTCTGGAACTATGTTATGGGCCCTCAACCCTCGAACAATGCTCGATCTGGTCATAAGTTAGAGGCTATAAAGTCAACCGATCCTCGTCAGGGGCGGGAGTTTGATCCCTGGACTGGTATTGAATCATCTTTCTCAAATTTCCCATGCTTGAATAAGCATCAGAATCCTCATCGCGTGGCCCCATTTAAAAGGAGTTACACCACCAGTGATGGTATCAGCAGTATTTTTCACCGTGGTGTGCGTTGTGATGGCTGTGGCATCCATCCAATAAGTGGACCCCGTTTTAAATCTAAAGT GAGAGAAGATTATGATCTGTGTAGCATATGCTTTGCTGATATAGGAactgaggctgaatacattaGAATGGACCATCCTATCAGTTACAAGAAGCCT ATGTCGTGCTGTTTCCAGATGCAGGAATATTGCCTGGGACAGTCATTACCAACATTGCCTGAATATCAttcgagaatgaaactagatAGTTGCTTTATTAAAGATGTTAACATCCTGGATGGAACTATCATGACACCTTCCTCTCATTTTACAAAGATTTGGCGGATGAGGAACAATGGTAGGGTTGTTTGGCCTCATGGGGTACATCTTGTATGGATTGGGGGTAATATGCTTAGCAAGGCACTTTCCCGTGACATAAAG ATTCCTGCTGACGGCTGTCCTGTAGACAAGGAAATTGACGTTGCAGTCGACTTCACTGCTCCAGTGCATCCTGGTCGTTACGTCTCGTATTGGAGGCTGTCCACGCCATCAGGCCATAAATTTGGACAACGTGTTTGGGTTATCATCCAG GTTAGTTCTTCTCAGGACCCACTTGGCAAGAATGCCCATGGCATTAATTTGAACTGGCCTCCCGTTGGTGTTGGTGGCATAATGCATCAAGGTAGCCTCCTCAACAGTGGGAATTATGGGAACTATAGCAAGCCAATGATGGAGAAAGTGACTAACATTCCTAAAAGGGACCAGGGGCTTAATCTTCCTACCGAATTTACTCCGTTAGTTGCAGGAGCTGAACTTAATTCCGGTTTATGTGAAGCTTCTTTGCCATTAAAGTTCCCAGCTGCTAATATGTCTAAAGTCGAACCGACTTCGTTATCTGTTCAACCAAATCCAGATGCTGGTGTTCCCAACTCTATGGTAGGTGTCGTACAAGGTACGGATGTTGTCGAGCAAAGCCTTCTACAGGATCTTGAGGACATGGGCTTTAAGCAGGTTGATTTGAACAAAAAGATTCTGAGGAAAAATGATTATGATTTGGAACAAACCCTAGATGATCTTTGCAAGTGGGATCCTATTCTCAAGGAGATGCAGTAG